The sequence AAACTTAGCGTCAAAGTTTTCCGCGGCCTTACCACGAACGCCCTAGTCAAGTTGTTTCAAACTCTGCTACGGAACGCCACTCGTGTGAACTACTGGCGACTCTGGAGGCCAGTGACTTTTTACAGTTCACACCACTGACTTGGGATCGTCGCTTCAAACGTAAAATTTTGATGAGCCGCAAGATGGCCGGGTTGAACAGCGGGAGCTGAGATTATCGTTCTGCAcgtcatcgtcctcgtctgcACTCCAGACGATCGAGGGCTAAGCAAATGCACACCCACCGTGGCAAAGCACGTGCCGTGGCCGTTAGCAGGTCCTCCCCGCGGTCCCGCAGGATTAATCTCGCGGTCGGGACTTTGCACTCAGAAGAGGCCAGAAGAGTTCTGGACAGGCCTCCAACGCGGTCGTAGAACCCGATGAGGATACTGTTGTATTGGGTCAACGTTGGGGCATGACATTTCCCCGGGGGAACCACCCCGTGCCCAGCAATCCGGACTCTTATTAGGGCACGCAATGACAAATGCGAATGATACCATATCCCCGGTCTTTGTGGTCTGCTCCCATTTGCCTCCCCGAGGGCGCCGAACGAAGAAAATTCACCGATCGTCTCCCGACCGAAGTGGAGGTCTCCGGCGCGGTTACGCCAATAAGTCCGCCGTTGGTGGAGCAAGCCACTCGAAGCACCAAAGTTGGGCCCCCGATGTCGTGCTCTAACCATGCGCGCGATGAGATTTCAGAGCAAGACAGAAAACCAAGCTCAtgccccccctccccacgCATTTACATTTTGTCCAAGAATAACACTcactcctcctcttcctgttCATCATTTGTTATTCTCTCGCTCTCAGAAGACGATTGACCAGACGACTTCGCGAGAGAAACAGCCTAACACACCAGGCACTGGATCCCTCTGATACTTCCCTCTGCGATTGATCGATTGATCTCGCACGGTCGTTTTCTaccttcctcctccgtctCTCATCATTTCCAAAAAGTcggggaaagaaaaaaagatggagaagtCCCCCGTGGCCACAGACTTTATCCAGCCGGAACCCGCGAGGGTCGATGACTACCATGACTCGTCCCCCAAGGCTGAGCTGGAGCTCAATGTGGGCGGTCGTGGTGCGACTCAACGTCGCCTGCGGAACTACCAGGTCACCATGATCGGTTTCTGCAGTGGTATCGGAACCGGTCTCTTTGTTGGTACTGGATCGGCCTACGCAAAGGCGGGTCCCGCCGGTCTTCTTCTCGCATATATCATCGTCGGTCTCGTTTTGTGGTGTGTCATGCAAAGCATCGCCGAATTGGCCACTCTCCTCCCCACTGCTGGGTCATTCCCTCACTGGGCCACCCGCTTCATCGATCCCTCCGTCGGTTTCTCGCTCGCCATCTCCTACGGATACTGCTACACGATCGCCATCGCTTCGGAAGTCTCCGCAGCCGCAGTAATCGTATCATTTTGGACGGATATAACACCGGCAGTCGTGATCACGGTGGGACTGGTCCTGATCCTGATTATCAACCTGATGAGTGTGCGATTCTACGGTGAAACAGAGGTCGTGGGAGGTGCTGTCAAGATCCTCTGTTTCCTGGGCTTGGTCATTGTTTCGATCGTGATCACCGCTGGCGGTGCTCCCAATCACGAGGCGATTGGCTTCCGCTACTGGAACAACCCCGGTCCCTGGACGAACTTCAACGGTATTCCCGGGTCCACCGGTCACTTCCTCGGTTTCCTATCATCCTTCGTCAATGCTTCGTTCAGTTTCATCGGTGTCGAGACCGTCGTCATCACCGCGGCCGAGTCCGTGGATCCGCACCGTGCCATCCCCAAGGCCGCTAAGCGTGTCACCTACCGCATCGGATTCTTCTACATCCTGGGCGCTCTCCTGATCGGTATCATTGTGGACCCCCGCAACATGGATCTGGTCTCGGGCACCGGCAACGCCAACAGCTCTCCCTTCGTTATTGCCATCCGTGAGGCCGGCATCAACGCACTTCCCTCGATCGTGAACGCCTGTATCTTGGTCGCCGCCTGGTCGGCCGGTAACTCCTACTGCTGGGTGGGCTCGCGCATGATCGTGGCCATGACTACCGATCACCAGCTGCCCCAGATCTTCGGTCGCGTGAACAAGACCGGTGTGCCCTATGTGGCTGTCATTGCAGCCTGGTTGTTCGGCCCTCTGGCTTATCTGAGTAAGTAGCATTGTGTCAAATTTTTCAAGGAGTGGATCACGGGGTCAATGCTAACGAAACCTTTTTGTCTGCAGGTCTTGGAAGTGGTGGCGCTGCACAGGCTTTCACCTGGTTGCTCAATCTAAGCACGGTCGCCGGTCTGATTGCCTGGGCTACGCTCTGTTTCTGCTACATTCGCTTCCACGCAGCCATGAAGGCCCAAGGTGTTTCCCGAGACACTCTTCCATGGAAGGGCCCGCTTCAACCCTACGCGGCCTGGGTCGGTTTCATCGgctccaccatcatcaccttgGTTGCCGGTTTCCCTGTCTTCTTGAAGGGCAATTGGAGCACCTCTGACTTTGTCGCATCATACATTGGCATCCCCATCTTCATTGTGCCCATCATCGGGTGGAAGTTGTGGCACCGCACGCAATTCCAACGTGCAGCCACCATTGATCTCTGGTCTGGTCGTCTCCAAGACGGAGAGATCATGCCACAACCGAATCCCCGAAACACAGTGTGGGGTCGGTTTGTCGACTGGCTGATTTGAAGTCGTTAACAGAACTTTTTTTCAACTTTCTGTGTATATAAATTCAACATTTCATGGCATATAATTAATGTGAGCgatcctcttttttttgattcaaaAATTTTCAGTTCATCGGTTCCGTAGCCGATCGATTCTTCACTTTTCTTTCCACTTTGATTAGAATGTAAATTTCTCATCCAGTCGTCATTGGTGAAATTGCTCGCGGAGTCTTTTGATGTCTTGGGAAGTTGCTTTGCAGCAACCGCCGACAAGGACTGTCTCAAAGGGGCCGTCCTGGCCGACTTTGCGTACCACCTCCGCCAACTGAACTTCCCATGCACGCTAGATTCGAGTTAGTCTGAAGCTAGCGCCAAGTGCCGGGCCCGTAAGGCTTAGCCGCAAgggtggaaaaggaagacTCACATCATCCCGACCACCTCCGACAGTAGATCCAGCTGGCTTCTCCCAGACTTGAGTCGTTGTATTGTAAACTTCTCCATTGGTGCCGTCGGGGTACAGAACCAGGACAGGAGGGACGGAAATCTCGCCCTGAGAAATTGCCGCCGAGACTCCCTCTCCAAATTGCTCGAGCAAGCCAGAGAGTTTATGAAGTTTGGTGCAGTTGATACCAATCCCCCAAGGGGACAGTCCGTTTTCCATGGGGTCGACAGCAGCATGCACCACCTGCTCTATCGAGCTACCATCTGGTAACAAGCTATCTTCTCGCGGGAACACGCACGCAATCCAGAAAGGTGCCTTAATTCCCGAGTCGCGGATCGCTCTCCTGACCGCACGCACCTCATCCAGACGAGGCAAGGTCTCAAAAGCCACGTACTGCAACCGTGAGAGCAA comes from Penicillium oxalicum strain HP7-1 chromosome I, whole genome shotgun sequence and encodes:
- a CDS encoding Proline-specific permease codes for the protein MEKSPVATDFIQPEPARVDDYHDSSPKAELELNVGGRGATQRRLRNYQVTMIGFCSGIGTGLFVGTGSAYAKAGPAGLLLAYIIVGLVLWCVMQSIAELATLLPTAGSFPHWATRFIDPSVGFSLAISYGYCYTIAIASEVSAAAVIVSFWTDITPAVVITVGLVLILIINLMSVRFYGETEVVGGAVKILCFLGLVIVSIVITAGGAPNHEAIGFRYWNNPGPWTNFNGIPGSTGHFLGFLSSFVNASFSFIGVETVVITAAESVDPHRAIPKAAKRVTYRIGFFYILGALLIGIIVDPRNMDLVSGTGNANSSPFVIAIREAGINALPSIVNACILVAAWSAGNSYCWVGSRMIVAMTTDHQLPQIFGRVNKTGVPYVAVIAAWLFGPLAYLSLGSGGAAQAFTWLLNLSTVAGLIAWATLCFCYIRFHAAMKAQGVSRDTLPWKGPLQPYAAWVGFIGSTIITLVAGFPVFLKGNWSTSDFVASYIGIPIFIVPIIGWKLWHRTQFQRAATIDLWSGRLQDGEIMPQPNPRNTVWGRFVDWLI